Proteins encoded in a region of the Macaca mulatta isolate MMU2019108-1 chromosome X, T2T-MMU8v2.0, whole genome shotgun sequence genome:
- the YY2 gene encoding transcription factor YY2 translates to MASNEDFYITQDPEIPADIVGLHDINVEPLPMVDIPMESIQYEDVDGNWIYGGHNHPPLIALQPLFMNTGYGDHDQEMLMVQTQEEVVGYYGSDNLLGNDLEDQLAIPDSTEDEHFQLTLASLSASAASTSTQSRSKKRSKKPSKTPSSKSATSAEATPAGSSSNEGRRKWEQKQVQIKTLEGEFSVTMWSPNDNNDQGAVGEGQAENPPDYSEYLKGKKLPPEGLPGVDLSDPKQLAEFTKMKPKRSKGELPKTVPCSHSGCEKMFRDYAAMRKHLHIHGPRVHVCAECGKAFIESSKLKRHHLVHTGEKPFQCTFEGCGKRFSLDFNLRTHLRIHTGDKPFVCPFDICNRKFAQSTNLKTHILTHVKSKNSP, encoded by the coding sequence ATGGCCTCCAACGAAGATTTCTACATTACACAAGACCCGGAGATCCCGGCAGATATTGTGGGGCTCCACGACATCAATGTGGAGCCCCTTCCTATGGTGGACATTCCGATGGAAAGCATCCAGTACGAGGATGTCGATGGCAATTGGATCTATGGTGGCCACAACCATCCTCCTCTGATCGCGCTGCAGCCGCTCTTCATGAACACGGGCTATGGCGACCACGACCAGGAAATGCTCATGGTGCAGACACAAGAGGAAGTGGTGGGCTATTACGGCTCAGACAACCTGCTAGGCAACGACTTGGAGGACCAGTTGGCCATCCCGGATAGCACTGAAGACGAGCACTTCCAGCTGACCCTGGCCTCTCTGTCAGCCTCGGCGGCATCGACATCAACCCAGAGCCGCAGCAAAAAGCGCAGCAAAAAGCCCAGCAAAACGCCCAGCAGCAAGAGTGCCACCAGCGCTGAGGCCACGCCGGCGGGCAGCAGCTCCAACGAGGGCAGGAGGAAGTGGGAGCAGAAGCAAGTGCAGATCAAAACGCTCGAGGGTGAGTTTTCCGTGACTATGTGGTCCCCTAACGATAACAATGACCAAGGGGCAGTGGGCGAAGGGCAGGCTGAAAACCCACCTGATTATTCCGAGTACTTGAAAGGGAAGAAACTTCCTCCTGAGGGATTACCAGGCGTTGATCTCTCAGATCCTAAACAGCTGGCAGAATTTACTAAAATGAAGCCCAAAAGGTCCAAAGGAGAACTTCCCAAAACAGTCCCTTGCTCTCATAGTGGCTGCGAAAAGATGTTCAGGGATTACGCCGCCATGAGAAAACATCTCCACATCCACGGGCCCAGAGTCCACGTATGTgcagaatgtggcaaagctttcatTGAGAGCTCAAAGCTGAAACGACACCACCTGGTCCACACCGGCGAGAAGCCCTTCCAGTGCACATTCGAAGGCTGCGGGAAACGCTTTTCCCTTGATTTCAATTTGCGCACACACTTGCGCATCCACACCGGCGATAAGCCCTTCGTGTGCCCCTTCGATATCTGCAATAGGAAGTTCGCTCAGTCAACCAACCTGAAAACCCACATTTTAACGCatgtgaagagcaaaaacagcccGTGA